One region of Culex pipiens pallens isolate TS chromosome 2, TS_CPP_V2, whole genome shotgun sequence genomic DNA includes:
- the LOC120432080 gene encoding uncharacterized protein LOC120432080, translated as MTKFSLVLVVLGSLMLANSASAAPNAVREAFVEEMKNVFLGVAEIAQKAKNGASARDLYEEIKEKARNTLNSLANKFGGGGGGGGRRSKRAVHSSVTVTKFNQTNYQKLEIKKSSDQDHEKLQEAACLIQDNEVYWLELVTSALIQVMQEMKRVLEGKKIGVQMTKEAYEQSKQAYEKSKLRH; from the exons ATGACCAAGTTTTCCCTAGTTTTGGTGGTTTTGGGTTCGCTCATGTTGGCG AACTCCGCGTCTGCGGCGCCCAATGCAGTCCGGGAGGCATTCGTGGAAGAGATGAAGAACGTGTTTTTGGGAGTGGCCGAGATTGCTCAGAAGGCTAAGAATGGTGCCAGTGCTCGTGACTTGTATGAAG AAATCAAGGAAAAGGCTAGAAACACCTTAAACAGCTTGGCCAACAAGTTTGGCGGAGGTGGTGgtggaggtggtcgtcgttcgaAGCGCGCCGTCCACTCCAGCGTCACCGTGACCAAGTTCAACCAAACCAACTACCAGAAGCTGGAGATCAAGAAAAGCTCGGATCAGGATCACGAGAAGCTGCAGGAAGCTGCCTGTCTGATTCAGGATAATGAAGTGTACTGGCTCGAGCTTGTTACGAGTGCGCTGATCCAGGTCATGCAGGAGATGAAGCGCGTCCTGGAGGGCAAGAAGATTGGCGTTCAGATGACCAAGGAAGCCTACGAGCAGTCCAAACAGGCGTACGAAAAGTCCAAGTTGAGACACTGA
- the LOC120432081 gene encoding uncharacterized protein LOC120432081 encodes MSKLFCVTLFLGSFLFAVTIANQLDFMKLSNLVSLSNNGSRVRDLIKETTDKAEIHRQKRSVNASVKVTKMNQTDYQQLEIQGSTDQDPRKMKARACLVQDNEVYWLELVSSALVQIMQEMKHVLEGKKVAMKMTKGAYEESKKASEKARMRH; translated from the exons ATGTCCAAGCTTTTCTGCGTTACGTTGTTTTTGGGATCATTCCTGTTTGCAGTTACAATTGCAAATCAGCTGGATTTCATGAAGTTATCCAATCTGGTATCGCTTTCAAACAATGGGTCAAGAGTTCGAGACTTAATTAAGG AAACCACTGACAAGGCGGAAATCCACCGTCAAAAACGATCGGTGAACGCCAGCGTCAAAGTCACCAAGATGAATCAAACCGACTACCAACAGCTGGAGATACAGGGAAGTACGGACCAGGATCCGAGGAAGATGAAGGCCCGTGCTTGTCTGGTTCAGGACAACGAGGTGTACTGGCTAGAGCTTGTGTCGAGTGCGTTGGTCCAGATCATGCAGGAGATGAAGCACGTCCTGGAGGGAAAGAAGGTGGCAATGAAGATGACCAAGGGAGCTTACGAGGAGTCCAAAAAAGCTTCCGAGAAAGCCAGAATGAGGCATTGA